TGGCAAGGACAGTGGCTCCTTTCTGTCCCACGGCACCCGCAGCCGGGAGGTACTGGGCACCAGGCTGCCCGCCACCGTCCTCGTTGGACAGCCAGGGCTTGGAGAATCCTAAAAGTGCCCAAATATGGGGTCAGCGCAGATCCCCCTAAAGCCTGGTGCTAAACTATCTAGCACGGAGGCCAGAAGTTTTGAGTCCTGCGGCTGCCTGAAGCCTGTCCCCTTCCTTGTCACCTTGCTGATCTGTCACTAGTTATGTGGTCAGTGCTGACAGTCTGCCTGGCATTGCCACAGCTCAGCAAGGAGATTTAACTACCTAAAGCACCACCGCGGGGTTGCTTTGGTGGCAGCAAATCCTGTAGCTGCTAGGGGCTGCAAGGATGTGGGGTGGGATCCGATCCTGGGGTGGAAACAGGGGTCGAGTGCTGCCCTCGTGGCCAGTCAGGTACTGAGCCTCCTGGGTGGTCCCTGCATAtttcccccccctttccttGCTTACAGCCTCTCTGTCCCCAGGGTATTTCTTGGAAGACTTCGTGGACATGCTGTGCAATCAGAAATTTCACCAGTCCTGGGAGCTGCTCTTCCATCACTCCGTGGTGAGTCCGCCGGCTGCTCCCCGGGGCGCAGCGCTGGGTGGCAGCGGGTCTGAGGAGTGCCCCGCTCATCACGAGGGAGATGGCGAGGTGGGGACAGACCCCAGCGCTTGTGGGACCCAAGTGGGACCCACAGCCTTACCTTTAATGTTCTGGGGGGGCTGATCCATGCCTCTGGCACAGACAGGCATGACCCAGGTGTCCCCATTGGCACCAGCGAGCAcctcagctcctgccagctctcagccagctgAGCAGCCACAGGAAGGGCTGTGCACCCCAAATATCTCCTCCTTCCACCTTCTACTCCTGGCTGCTCCCCGGGGTGCTTTCATTCAGCTCAACGCTGCGGCCATGGGGCTtgggtggctgcaggcagccgtGATGCCCTCGTATCAGTGCTCTctgcctccccctgctcctctctgcaCCTAGTATGGGTTTCTCCTTACTTGCCTCTGCTGTCTGGGTGCCCGAGCACTGCACacgctgcagggcagggggatgGCACCGTGTAGCTGAGCAGCCGAGCCTATTTTCCAGCAGGCTCCAGGGGAGGCACGGGGCTCTGCAAGACATGGGGGACAGGAGGGGTGGCGGTGGGACCATGCTGGGGAAGGCGATTTtcagccctgcagctctgctggccacCGTTCACGAGTCAAAAGGTCATCTGCACAATAGAGCTAATTCAGGCCAAGACAGTGATTTAGCAAGCAGATAATCTTATTAGAGAGCCAATACAAATAACAGCATTAAAGGGTATAAACTGCAGGAAGGTCTGAGCATGGTAGGGCacgggcaggcagggagggtgCGGGGCAGGATTGTACCTGCTTAGCCCCCACAGCCCTGTCCTCCGGGGCATCCCAGAGCTCCCTGAGAGGTGGCCACGGGGCTCTCATGTACCAAAGCTACTTAATTCCTGCCGTTTGCCTGTCCTGGGGAGAATccctgagccagcagcagccgtAGCCCTGGGCTAGGcatctccctccctgccagtGTTGTTCGCTGTGTGCAGAACCACCTTGCTAGGCCATCACCAGCTGCGCCCCCCAGGCCACAAAAGCAGGGTTAGGTCTGCCTGTTCAGCTTCCTCTCTATCCCGGGGTTTATACAAttgtttccttcttctttttctggggaaaaaaaaaaaaaaaaaaaaaaaaaaaattaaacaaacacacactcaGGTTTCACGCAGTGATGGAGAGACCTTATCTCGTACCTGCAGCGCTGCAGAGATGAGTGAAGCGATGACCAGCGGTTTGGCTCTGGCGTGACAACTGTTTCCAGCTCTGCTTCACACCGTGCCCAAGCATGAAGGGCTCTGGcttgcagcagctgagagcaaCCAGCACCCGGGCTCagcctctctctcctttctcctcccaggTGATTGTCTGCTTCGGTATCGCGGTGCTGCTCCATCAGTACATGGGCTTCGCCTTCGTGGCCTTGCTGGTGGAGATCAACTCCATCTTCCTCCACCTGCGGCAGATCCTGCTGATGGCCGACCTGGTGCACACCACCTGCTACCGCCTCACCAGCATCGTCAACCTGGGCACCTACGTGGTGTTTCGCATCACCACGCTGGCCTGGATGACGCGCTGGCTGCTCCTCAACCGGCAGCAAGTGCCCCTGGCAGCCCACACTGTGGGCATGGTGGGCATGGCAATCATGATGCCCATGAACATCATCCTCTTCTACCGCCTGCTGCGTAGTGACTTCTTCAAGTCCAGCCGGGATGTGCGGCGGGAGAAGGAGAAATAGCTCCCttccctgcaggccctggggGATGAGCAGCTGTGAGCCCGTGGATGAGGACAGCGGAGAGCTGTGGAGTGTGAGCATGGCTATTTCAGTGTCTTGCTTGGAGGGGCTGCACGGACAGAGCTTCTGGGCTTGTGGCTGCGGACACTGGACAGAGAAGGTGCTCACAGACCAGGCACTGGGGCACTTCGGATGATGTGGTTGGATGACCCGAGCTGCACAGAGAAGCCCCAAGGGCTCTCACAGCTCCACAAAGCACTGCTGAAATGagaagggagcagggagcaccatttccctgctgctcttctggACATACAAACACCACCATGTTTATGGGTTTATAACCCTTTTGGAGCTGCACCTGCAGCATCCCAACACCCCGAGGCACACTGCACTCAGCCCTCTGCTGTCTCTGGCACTTCCCATGGGAGCACCAAGGCTTCAGCCTCGAGGCCAGGGCCAGTAAAAGCCAAATCCTGCCCTCATGAGTCCTCCCCAAGGAGATTGTCCCAGGTGGGTAATGGAGGGAGAGGCTTAGGCTGTCCATGTCagatgctgcctgctgcaggttCTGGGGTGGGAGAAGTGGAGCAGCAGAACTGTGCTCGGGGACAGGCTGCTGACTTCTCCTGACAACTGGAACTTTTCCAGTGTTGTTTTGTTCCCAGACCTTGTAATTCCCCATAAATGTGTGTGGGAGAGCACGAGCTGTGTGCCAGGATGCTATGTGACGGTCACTTCCCACATAATGGGGCTTTTTCAGATGGGCCAGATTTGGCATCTATTAGGAATGAAAAGTCCTGCTGCAGAG
This DNA window, taken from Anas acuta chromosome 19, bAnaAcu1.1, whole genome shotgun sequence, encodes the following:
- the TLCD2 gene encoding TLC domain-containing protein 2, which codes for MAVGAGLLLMAGSFAAFRLLNRGLERLVPPPPSAQRNRWKWRNIWTSLAHSVLSSSGALLGFYLYPGLHEDMVGTQPPGARSLVAVSVGYFLEDFVDMLCNQKFHQSWELLFHHSVVIVCFGIAVLLHQYMGFAFVALLVEINSIFLHLRQILLMADLVHTTCYRLTSIVNLGTYVVFRITTLAWMTRWLLLNRQQVPLAAHTVGMVGMAIMMPMNIILFYRLLRSDFFKSSRDVRREKEK